Proteins encoded in a region of the Pseudothermotoga elfii DSM 9442 = NBRC 107921 genome:
- a CDS encoding carbohydrate ABC transporter permease has protein sequence MISTVGRKSNYLTGRIIVFVILVMGAIIYLMPFLWLIRSSFMTTGQIFRMPLEWMPKPFKWQNYPQALTAMPFFRYLFNTLIVLFFVEAGTLLTAPMAAFAFCRLRWRGRDLMFFIILTSLMIPYAVTLIPTFILWKTLGGVNTYLPLTVPAWFGGGAYNIFLLRQFFAGLPIELDEAAYLDGATPWNVLWKIIVPLSKPALITVAVFTFLGVWGDLMGPIIYLNDAKKYTLAVGLTIFRGAYSTKWNLLMAASAVIMVPPIILYFIGQRYFQRGIVMTGMK, from the coding sequence TATTTGATGCCATTTTTATGGCTTATAAGGAGTTCTTTCATGACAACTGGCCAGATTTTCCGAATGCCCCTTGAGTGGATGCCTAAACCTTTCAAATGGCAGAATTACCCTCAGGCTCTCACTGCTATGCCTTTTTTCCGTTATTTGTTCAACACACTTATAGTTTTATTTTTTGTGGAAGCGGGAACGTTACTCACAGCACCTATGGCTGCTTTTGCTTTTTGCAGACTGCGCTGGCGAGGAAGAGATCTAATGTTTTTCATAATATTAACTTCATTGATGATTCCTTATGCTGTTACGTTGATACCGACATTTATTCTCTGGAAAACACTTGGTGGGGTTAATACATATTTACCGTTGACGGTTCCGGCGTGGTTTGGAGGGGGAGCTTATAACATATTTTTGCTCAGACAGTTTTTTGCAGGTCTCCCAATTGAACTTGATGAAGCTGCTTATCTTGACGGAGCCACACCGTGGAATGTTTTGTGGAAAATAATCGTTCCACTATCTAAACCGGCTTTGATTACCGTTGCTGTGTTTACATTCCTTGGAGTTTGGGGAGATTTGATGGGACCTATAATTTATCTGAATGATGCAAAAAAATACACACTCGCTGTCGGACTTACTATATTTCGTGGTGCTTATAGTACAAAATGGAATTTACTTATGGCAGCTTCAGCCGTTATCATGGTCCCGCCAATTATTCTGTATTTCATTGGTCAGAGATACTTCCAGCGCGGTATAGTCATGACTGGTATGAAATAA